In a genomic window of Virgibacillus sp. SK37:
- a CDS encoding MFS transporter: MPKYIWLLVIATTINVTGGSFLWPLNTIYMHNELGKSLALAGLILMFNQGAAIVGNLIGGALFDRFSAYKTILYGTGLAMAATIVLVFTHNVITAYAILLVIIGFGNGITWPVMFAMAGSLWPEGGRRSFNAIYVAQNLGVALGATIGGYVASISFDYIFIANASLFIVFFLIVLFTFKPLDNERDRQMHTSVLEQSGKIRDKSAFAGLFILCGGFLIAWISYSQWQSTIASHTQDIGIPLEQYSALWAINGFLIVLGQPLVKWVSNKVTSEKKHIYIGTVIFIASFVIAMFAKDFTMFAVAMVILTVGEMLFWPAVPSLANTLAPKGRAGFYQGVVNSVGAAGRMIGPVFGGFIVDTFNIELLFFALLFLLFIPFITTRFYDYKVNQEQQQTQ; this comes from the coding sequence ATGCCAAAGTATATTTGGCTATTAGTAATAGCAACAACAATTAATGTCACTGGCGGGTCTTTTTTATGGCCATTAAATACAATCTATATGCATAATGAACTTGGAAAAAGCCTTGCGCTTGCAGGGCTGATTTTAATGTTTAACCAAGGGGCAGCTATTGTAGGCAATTTGATTGGAGGAGCTCTTTTTGATCGATTTAGCGCCTATAAGACCATTCTATATGGGACAGGCTTGGCAATGGCAGCAACAATTGTTTTAGTATTTACACATAATGTAATCACTGCCTATGCGATTTTACTTGTGATTATTGGTTTTGGAAATGGAATTACCTGGCCGGTCATGTTTGCCATGGCAGGGTCACTCTGGCCTGAGGGCGGACGCCGTTCTTTCAATGCAATTTATGTTGCTCAAAACCTTGGGGTTGCCTTAGGTGCTACCATTGGAGGATATGTTGCCAGTATATCGTTTGATTATATATTTATCGCTAATGCATCTTTGTTCATTGTGTTCTTTCTCATCGTCCTTTTCACTTTTAAACCTTTGGATAATGAACGTGATAGACAGATGCACACTTCTGTGCTCGAACAGAGTGGGAAAATAAGAGATAAATCAGCATTTGCTGGATTGTTTATACTTTGTGGAGGGTTTTTGATTGCATGGATTTCCTATAGTCAATGGCAATCCACCATTGCTTCACACACCCAGGATATAGGAATTCCATTGGAGCAATACAGTGCACTTTGGGCGATAAATGGTTTTCTAATTGTACTAGGCCAACCGCTGGTTAAATGGGTATCGAACAAAGTTACATCCGAGAAGAAGCATATCTATATTGGAACGGTTATTTTTATAGCTTCGTTTGTTATAGCAATGTTTGCTAAAGATTTTACTATGTTTGCTGTTGCAATGGTTATTTTAACTGTTGGCGAAATGCTTTTTTGGCCAGCAGTACCATCCTTGGCAAATACGCTTGCCCCAAAAGGGAGAGCAGGATTTTATCAAGGTGTGGTAAACAGTGTTGGAGCAGCTGGAAGAATGATTGGTCCTGTATTTGGTGGTTTTATTGTAGATACGTTTAACATTGAATTACTATTTTTTGCTTTACTATTTCTATTGTTCATTCCGTTTATTACTACTCGGTTTTATGATTATAAGGTTAATCAAGAACAACAACAAACGCAATAA
- a CDS encoding DUF779 domain-containing protein — MVERVIATEEAIELINSLKEIHGDLMFHQSGGCCDGSSPMCYQRGEFRVGESDLLLGEIADTPFYISKDQYNYWKHTQLIIDAVKGRGGMFSLEGPEGKRFLTRSRVFTEEERKEIAG, encoded by the coding sequence ATGGTAGAAAGGGTAATCGCAACGGAAGAAGCGATCGAATTGATTAATAGTTTAAAAGAGATTCACGGTGATTTAATGTTTCACCAATCTGGTGGCTGTTGTGATGGCAGCTCACCAATGTGTTATCAACGAGGAGAATTCCGTGTAGGTGAATCTGATTTGTTATTAGGTGAAATTGCAGATACACCTTTTTATATCTCAAAAGATCAGTATAATTACTGGAAGCACACTCAATTGATTATTGATGCTGTTAAGGGCCGTGGAGGAATGTTCTCTCTTGAAGGGCCTGAGGGGAAACGTTTCTTAACACGATCACGTGTCTTTACAGAGGAAGAAAGGAAGGAAATAGCTGGATAA
- a CDS encoding AAA family ATPase, which translates to MNKKYYYVSGNTAKGLVNHLKSNTEDINQIVILRHPSLTLKTMVINEFIKQQHKHNCEIFLSAFGKEFLDGVIVRDKSFAIVSDHIASGVTGAFELDLNLFIKGEPSTTASKAHIHQLQEAHQSFQTGLSVHDDLEEVYINEMDFEKANQLTNDFINMKLKEFPKIKRKAGRRTRLFGTNTKDGVVNVVPHLLEQVSNAYFIKGRAGTGKSTLMKKVASACEEHGYDVELYYCSFDPNSVDMVFVPEMDFCIFDSTDPHEFFPNREGDKIIDMYEKLITPGTDETHAARIQKLNNRYKSYMKKGIEELKIAGEAMEKEEQKYTFTKAEVQEINDFIINMIQ; encoded by the coding sequence TTGAATAAAAAATACTATTATGTTTCGGGAAATACAGCCAAAGGGCTCGTTAATCATCTTAAGTCAAATACGGAAGATATAAATCAAATTGTTATTCTAAGACACCCGTCACTTACGTTGAAAACAATGGTCATAAACGAGTTTATAAAACAACAGCATAAGCATAACTGCGAGATTTTTCTCAGTGCCTTTGGTAAGGAATTTTTGGATGGAGTAATTGTGAGAGATAAGTCGTTTGCCATAGTGAGTGACCATATTGCTTCAGGGGTTACTGGTGCATTCGAATTGGACTTAAATTTATTTATTAAAGGTGAACCAAGCACGACAGCTTCCAAAGCACATATTCATCAGCTTCAAGAAGCACATCAATCATTTCAAACAGGACTTTCCGTACATGATGATCTTGAAGAGGTATACATTAATGAGATGGATTTTGAGAAGGCAAATCAGCTTACAAATGATTTTATTAACATGAAGCTAAAAGAGTTCCCAAAGATAAAGCGGAAAGCCGGTAGACGTACCAGACTTTTTGGCACGAATACAAAGGATGGAGTTGTAAATGTAGTACCTCACTTACTTGAACAGGTCTCCAATGCTTACTTTATAAAGGGGAGAGCAGGTACTGGAAAGTCTACGTTAATGAAGAAAGTTGCTAGTGCGTGTGAGGAACATGGTTACGATGTAGAGCTTTATTACTGTAGTTTTGATCCCAATAGTGTAGATATGGTGTTTGTACCTGAAATGGATTTTTGTATATTTGACAGTACAGATCCTCATGAATTCTTTCCAAATAGAGAAGGCGATAAAATAATTGATATGTATGAGAAATTAATCACTCCAGGGACAGATGAAACACATGCTGCTCGTATACAAAAACTAAATAACAGATATAAATCCTATATGAAGAAAGGAATAGAGGAACTAAAAATAGCTGGTGAAGCGATGGAGAAGGAGGAACAGAAATATACTTTTACCAAAGCAGAGGTACAAGAAATAAATGATTTCATCATAAATATGATTCAATAA
- a CDS encoding LamB/YcsF family protein has translation MHKYIDLNCDMGEGFGAYSFGGDEEIIKYISSANIACGGHAGDPHVMNKTVELAKAYNVCIGAHPGFPDLAGFGRRLISYTNKEIYQMVVFQLGSIQAFCTVHQVSLNHVKPHGALYNMAANNRGAAVAIARAIYDVDPQLILYGLAGSELVKAGRHIGLQVASEVFADRTYQADGTLTPRSNDGALIVDNEKAADQVKRMIDKGEVFAVTGEIIPIEADTVCVHGDGPHAIDFVKKLRQVLKEQGTHIKGLSY, from the coding sequence ATGCATAAATATATTGATTTAAATTGTGATATGGGAGAGGGGTTTGGAGCATATTCATTTGGTGGGGATGAGGAAATTATAAAATATATTAGTTCAGCTAATATTGCTTGTGGCGGCCATGCAGGTGACCCGCATGTAATGAATAAAACGGTAGAATTAGCAAAAGCATATAATGTTTGTATTGGTGCCCATCCTGGTTTTCCCGATTTGGCGGGATTTGGCAGAAGGCTGATTTCATATACGAACAAAGAGATTTATCAAATGGTTGTATTTCAACTAGGGAGCATACAAGCATTTTGTACTGTCCATCAAGTGAGCCTTAACCATGTAAAACCACATGGAGCACTTTATAATATGGCTGCAAATAATCGTGGGGCAGCAGTTGCTATTGCAAGGGCAATATATGATGTAGATCCACAGCTCATATTATATGGCCTGGCTGGTAGTGAATTAGTGAAAGCAGGTCGTCATATTGGCTTACAGGTAGCATCAGAAGTATTTGCTGATCGAACCTACCAAGCAGATGGTACGCTAACACCGAGAAGTAATGATGGAGCTTTAATAGTAGACAATGAAAAAGCTGCAGATCAAGTGAAAAGGATGATAGATAAGGGAGAAGTTTTTGCTGTGACAGGGGAAATAATTCCTATTGAAGCAGACACGGTATGTGTTCATGGAGATGGGCCACACGCGATAGACTTCGTAAAAAAACTAAGACAGGTACTTAAAGAACAGGGCACCCATATCAAGGGGTTAAGCTACTAA
- a CDS encoding Cof-type HAD-IIB family hydrolase has product MEKMKKEIKLVALDMDGTLLTNEHEVTDYTKKVIEKALDKGVHVVLSTGRWLQSCYPYAVTLKLPSYLVTSNGGEIYTVQKEIIEQHLLDADKMEKMWTLGKEIGLSMWIVSTEGVFRETPPGRFQDYKWLKFGCDSYDKEKLDKMVKELSYIEGLELTNSLPTNLEANPKGVSKASALETVCKKLDFTMEEVMAVGDSLNDMKMIQAAGIGVAMGNAQEAIKKAADFVTDTNNNDGVAKAIERFVL; this is encoded by the coding sequence ATGGAAAAAATGAAGAAAGAGATTAAGTTAGTCGCATTAGATATGGATGGTACGTTATTAACAAATGAGCATGAAGTAACTGATTATACTAAAAAAGTAATTGAGAAAGCTCTTGATAAAGGGGTTCACGTCGTATTAAGCACGGGCCGGTGGCTGCAATCCTGTTATCCCTATGCTGTTACCTTAAAATTACCTTCCTATCTGGTAACTTCCAACGGAGGAGAAATTTATACAGTTCAGAAAGAGATAATCGAGCAGCATTTATTGGATGCAGATAAAATGGAAAAAATGTGGACACTTGGTAAGGAAATAGGTTTGTCGATGTGGATCGTTTCAACAGAGGGTGTATTCCGTGAAACACCGCCAGGACGCTTCCAGGATTATAAATGGCTGAAATTTGGTTGTGATTCCTATGACAAAGAAAAGCTTGATAAAATGGTTAAGGAGCTTTCATATATCGAAGGTCTTGAATTAACCAACTCATTGCCAACGAATCTAGAAGCAAATCCTAAAGGAGTTAGTAAAGCAAGTGCCCTTGAAACGGTATGTAAGAAGCTTGATTTCACGATGGAAGAGGTTATGGCAGTGGGGGATAGCCTAAATGATATGAAAATGATTCAAGCAGCAGGAATTGGAGTAGCGATGGGGAATGCCCAGGAGGCAATTAAGAAGGCTGCTGATTTTGTAACAGATACAAACAACAATGACGGTGTAGCCAAAGCAATCGAGCGCTTTGTTCTTTAA
- a CDS encoding IDEAL domain-containing protein, which translates to MIVKMLKPYYIKAETNHVRIVLAYQYFSVIIDNKVYQFVPIESKEIRIHRKTKKIENIHDTFAFQRGKDVIFRKMTDLVAIPEFVYQLNSLADPYFNKSPKTNRMKESDTIIEQLEKLNLSRLIDKALDARDQKSFYELVKWL; encoded by the coding sequence ATGATTGTGAAGATGCTTAAGCCTTATTATATTAAAGCAGAAACAAACCATGTACGCATCGTGCTTGCATACCAATATTTTTCTGTAATTATCGATAATAAGGTTTATCAGTTTGTACCAATTGAATCAAAAGAAATTCGCATCCACCGTAAAACAAAAAAAATAGAGAACATTCACGATACTTTTGCTTTCCAACGAGGTAAAGATGTAATCTTTCGTAAAATGACTGATCTTGTAGCTATTCCTGAGTTTGTATATCAATTAAATTCTTTAGCAGATCCATACTTTAATAAATCCCCGAAAACGAATAGAATGAAAGAGAGCGATACCATTATTGAACAGTTGGAGAAGCTTAATCTTTCCAGATTGATCGACAAAGCACTGGACGCTAGAGACCAAAAATCATTTTATGAGTTGGTAAAATGGCTATAA
- a CDS encoding cold-shock protein, with amino-acid sequence MSFSRGPKEPVPEVETNVWSCTSEECQGWMRESYSFSEEPECPLCHSTMEQEVRVLPEVK; translated from the coding sequence ATGTCATTTTCTCGTGGACCAAAAGAGCCAGTACCAGAGGTGGAGACTAACGTCTGGTCATGTACTAGTGAGGAATGCCAAGGTTGGATGAGAGAATCTTACAGTTTCAGTGAGGAGCCTGAATGCCCACTTTGTCACTCGACAATGGAGCAGGAAGTACGCGTTCTTCCAGAAGTTAAGTAA
- the adh gene encoding aldehyde dehydrogenase gives MRYANPNTEGSLVNFKERYDNFIGGEYREPTNGKYFENVSPVTGEVFCEVARSTKADVEAAIDAAYEAKDAWANTSVAERANILNKIADRMEENLEKLAVAETWDNGKAVRETLAADIPLAVDHYRYFAGAIRAQEGGISQIDQDTVAYHFHEPLGVVGQIIPWNFPLLMATWKLAPALAAGNCVVLKPAEQTPASIHVLMEIIQDLLPPGVVNIVNGFGVEAGKPLASNSRISKIAFTGETTTGRLIMQYASENIIPVTLELGGKSPNIFFEDVMDHDDGFLDKAIEGMVMFALNQGEVCTCPSRALVHESIYDKFMERAVERVKQIKIGHPLDTDTMMGAQASEEQMEKIKSYLDIGKEENAEVLVGGNVNKLEGELESGYYVEPTIFKGENNMRIFQEEIFGPVLSVTTFKSKEEAMEIANDTLYGLGAGVWTRNINTAYRFGRGIEAGRVWTNCYHQYPAHAAFGGYKKSGIGRENHRMMLDHYQQTKNLLISYSEGAAGLF, from the coding sequence ATGAGGTATGCAAATCCGAATACAGAAGGATCTCTAGTAAATTTCAAAGAAAGGTATGATAACTTCATTGGTGGAGAGTACCGTGAGCCAACTAACGGGAAGTACTTTGAGAACGTTAGTCCTGTAACAGGAGAGGTATTTTGCGAGGTTGCTAGATCAACGAAAGCTGACGTAGAAGCAGCCATTGATGCTGCATACGAAGCAAAAGATGCTTGGGCAAACACTTCCGTGGCAGAGCGTGCTAACATCTTAAATAAAATAGCAGATCGTATGGAAGAAAACCTGGAAAAACTGGCAGTTGCAGAAACGTGGGACAATGGCAAAGCCGTAAGAGAAACACTTGCAGCAGATATCCCTTTAGCCGTTGATCATTATCGTTATTTTGCCGGAGCAATTCGGGCACAAGAGGGCGGTATCAGTCAAATTGACCAAGATACGGTTGCTTATCATTTCCATGAGCCTCTTGGCGTTGTGGGGCAAATTATTCCGTGGAACTTCCCATTGCTAATGGCCACATGGAAACTGGCACCTGCCTTGGCTGCAGGAAACTGTGTTGTTTTAAAACCGGCTGAACAGACACCAGCATCCATCCATGTACTCATGGAAATTATTCAGGATTTGCTACCTCCGGGAGTAGTTAATATTGTTAATGGCTTTGGCGTAGAAGCTGGTAAGCCTCTTGCTTCCAATAGTCGAATCTCTAAAATAGCATTTACTGGCGAAACAACTACCGGACGCTTAATTATGCAATATGCTTCTGAAAACATTATTCCTGTTACATTGGAACTTGGTGGTAAATCACCAAATATATTCTTTGAAGATGTAATGGACCATGATGATGGATTTCTGGACAAGGCAATCGAGGGGATGGTTATGTTCGCTCTCAACCAAGGTGAAGTGTGTACATGTCCATCAAGAGCGTTAGTTCATGAGTCCATCTATGATAAATTTATGGAACGAGCGGTTGAAAGGGTAAAGCAAATTAAAATCGGTCATCCATTGGATACAGATACCATGATGGGAGCACAAGCATCCGAAGAACAAATGGAGAAGATTAAATCATATCTGGATATTGGTAAGGAAGAAAACGCAGAGGTCTTAGTTGGGGGTAATGTGAATAAACTGGAAGGAGAACTGGAAAGCGGATATTACGTGGAACCAACCATTTTTAAAGGGGAAAATAACATGCGTATTTTCCAAGAAGAAATCTTTGGACCTGTTCTTTCCGTAACTACATTTAAAAGCAAGGAAGAGGCAATGGAAATTGCCAATGACACATTGTATGGATTGGGTGCGGGTGTTTGGACAAGAAATATAAATACAGCATACCGCTTTGGGCGGGGAATCGAAGCAGGGCGCGTATGGACAAATTGTTATCACCAGTATCCAGCACATGCCGCATTTGGCGGTTATAAAAAATCTGGTATTGGCAGAGAGAATCACCGCATGATGCTTGACCATTATCAGCAAACAAAAAATCTTCTGATCAGCTACAGTGAAGGGGCAGCAGGTCTATTTTAA
- a CDS encoding penicillin-binding transpeptidase domain-containing protein, which produces MKKFILLLSMLLITLLISCSNDEVTPNERFDSYVKQWNKQKFEEMYDMLSTETKETYSPEKFVDRYDKIYGDLNISDLKIEMDKLGEEKLDTAMKEGKATIPFKVTMESIAGPISFDYEAKLVQEEKEEEKDWFVQWNPGFIFPAMKDGGEVNLHTTAPQRGEILDRNQMQLAINAPIYEIGVVPEKMGPDPDKTKKELSSLLGMSVEEIDTALNANWVEPNLFVPLTKVPTTKEELLNKLFQVNGVTNREVIGRVYPAGKATAHLVGYVGKVTAEDLEEVEPGTYGPNDVIGKRGLEQLYEKQLRGEQGAQITITEEGEEETILAEKPVKNGENITVTIDVNVQEKIFKSLDGDAGTATAINPKTGETLALVSSPSFDPNDILYGTSNSLWKNLQEDEKKPLLNRFSATFAPGSVIKPITGAIGLDNGTIKPGEGIKIEGLDWSNGEGWGDYQVHRVSESNGPVDLTDALVRSDNIFFAMKAVEMGSEAYVSGLKQFGLGEKMPYEYPIAASTISSSGKLEDEVLLANSSYGQGELEMSALHLATAYTTFLNDGAMLKPTLLTSEEKGQVWKKDLITKDQATHIQEALRKVVEKGTASKYAKSAEFPVSGKTGTAELKLTNEGGGEENGWFVGYPTETPDILIAMMIQQTQDRGGSGYTTKKVIEALNNIK; this is translated from the coding sequence ATGAAAAAATTTATTTTATTATTATCCATGTTGCTTATTACACTTCTCATTTCCTGCTCTAATGATGAAGTCACACCGAATGAACGTTTTGATTCCTATGTAAAACAATGGAATAAACAAAAGTTTGAGGAAATGTATGACATGCTTTCCACAGAAACAAAGGAAACATATTCTCCAGAGAAGTTTGTTGACAGGTACGACAAAATTTATGGCGACTTGAATATTTCCGATTTGAAAATCGAGATGGATAAACTGGGTGAGGAAAAATTGGATACGGCCATGAAGGAAGGTAAAGCAACGATACCTTTTAAAGTAACAATGGAGAGTATTGCTGGACCAATCTCTTTTGATTATGAAGCAAAGCTGGTTCAGGAAGAGAAAGAAGAGGAAAAAGATTGGTTTGTACAATGGAATCCTGGTTTTATCTTTCCAGCAATGAAAGATGGTGGTGAGGTCAACCTTCATACTACTGCTCCACAGCGTGGAGAAATCCTTGATCGAAACCAAATGCAGTTGGCAATTAATGCACCTATATATGAAATTGGCGTCGTTCCGGAGAAAATGGGACCAGATCCTGACAAGACAAAAAAAGAGCTTTCCAGCCTCTTAGGTATGTCGGTCGAAGAGATTGACACAGCATTAAATGCCAACTGGGTAGAACCGAATCTATTTGTACCCTTAACCAAAGTGCCTACAACGAAGGAAGAATTGTTAAACAAACTATTTCAGGTAAATGGTGTAACAAACAGAGAGGTGATTGGGCGTGTTTATCCAGCTGGAAAAGCAACTGCTCACCTCGTGGGCTATGTAGGCAAAGTTACCGCAGAAGATTTGGAAGAAGTGGAACCTGGGACTTATGGGCCGAATGATGTGATTGGTAAACGTGGTTTAGAGCAGTTATATGAAAAGCAACTACGAGGAGAACAAGGCGCCCAGATAACCATTACCGAGGAAGGCGAAGAGGAAACAATTCTTGCTGAAAAGCCGGTAAAAAATGGCGAAAATATTACGGTGACGATTGATGTAAATGTACAAGAGAAAATATTTAAATCCCTTGATGGAGATGCAGGGACTGCAACAGCGATTAACCCAAAAACAGGTGAAACACTTGCACTGGTAAGCAGTCCATCTTTTGACCCTAATGATATACTCTATGGAACCAGTAACTCCTTGTGGAAAAATCTGCAAGAGGATGAAAAAAAACCGTTGCTTAACCGATTCTCTGCTACATTTGCACCTGGCTCTGTAATTAAGCCAATTACTGGTGCAATCGGGTTAGATAATGGAACAATTAAGCCTGGTGAAGGTATTAAAATAGAAGGATTGGATTGGAGTAATGGAGAAGGCTGGGGAGATTATCAAGTCCACCGTGTTTCAGAATCCAATGGGCCTGTTGATCTTACAGATGCACTCGTACGTTCAGATAACATCTTCTTTGCTATGAAGGCAGTAGAAATGGGTAGTGAAGCATATGTTAGTGGCTTGAAGCAATTTGGCCTTGGTGAGAAAATGCCATATGAATATCCGATTGCAGCCTCCACGATATCTTCAAGTGGAAAACTGGAGGATGAAGTTCTTTTAGCCAATTCAAGCTATGGGCAAGGCGAGTTGGAAATGAGCGCCCTTCACCTTGCAACAGCTTATACTACTTTTCTAAATGATGGTGCCATGCTTAAACCAACATTACTTACTAGTGAAGAGAAAGGCCAGGTTTGGAAAAAAGATTTAATTACAAAAGACCAGGCAACCCACATTCAAGAGGCTTTACGCAAAGTTGTAGAAAAAGGTACTGCCTCAAAATACGCAAAAAGCGCTGAATTCCCTGTTTCAGGTAAGACTGGTACTGCAGAGCTAAAGCTTACCAATGAAGGCGGCGGTGAGGAAAACGGTTGGTTTGTTGGCTATCCTACGGAAACTCCTGATATTTTAATAGCTATGATGATACAGCAGACACAGGACCGTGGTGGCAGTGGCTATACCACTAAAAAGGTTATCGAAGCTTTAAATAATATAAAATAA
- a CDS encoding LCP family protein: MESRLDKRKGKKKRKWPFWVGGIILVFLLIGGGFAYYVWDKLGDTVETMHTPLARDNDPDRQKELDSILKNKKSLNILLLGVDEREGDKGRSDTMILLSLNPKTNSMMMFSIPRDTYVNIPGRGMDKINHAYAFGDVELSIQTVEEAFDLPVHYYAKVNMEGFQQGIDAIGGITVNNNQEFSQGGEHFTKGTLQLNGEEALKYIRMRKNDPRGDLGRNERQRNVITAAMNKAANFSSITKVGEILEILGGNVKTDMDMDTMQNLFSNYRDVRKTTKTLEIDGSGQKINSIWYYVVPDSEFERIQQEITNHMEAR, from the coding sequence GTGGAATCACGATTAGATAAAAGAAAAGGTAAGAAGAAACGAAAATGGCCCTTCTGGGTTGGCGGTATTATCCTAGTCTTTCTCTTAATAGGTGGAGGATTTGCATATTATGTATGGGACAAGCTAGGGGATACTGTAGAGACGATGCATACACCTCTTGCCAGGGATAATGATCCGGATCGGCAAAAAGAGCTTGACTCCATTTTAAAAAACAAAAAATCACTTAATATCCTGCTACTTGGAGTGGATGAACGTGAAGGTGATAAGGGGCGCTCGGATACCATGATTTTATTGTCCTTGAATCCTAAAACGAATTCGATGATGATGTTTAGCATACCAAGAGACACCTATGTAAATATTCCAGGTCGTGGTATGGATAAGATCAATCATGCATATGCATTTGGTGATGTAGAACTGTCTATCCAAACAGTTGAAGAAGCGTTTGATCTGCCGGTCCATTATTATGCCAAAGTAAATATGGAAGGCTTCCAACAAGGGATTGATGCTATAGGTGGAATTACAGTGAATAATAACCAGGAATTTTCTCAAGGTGGAGAGCATTTTACAAAGGGGACTCTCCAATTAAATGGAGAAGAAGCTCTGAAATATATCCGTATGCGTAAGAACGATCCACGCGGAGACCTTGGGCGAAACGAAAGACAACGTAATGTAATTACAGCCGCCATGAATAAAGCAGCCAACTTTTCAAGCATAACTAAAGTGGGCGAGATACTTGAAATCCTTGGCGGAAATGTTAAAACAGATATGGATATGGATACAATGCAAAACTTATTCAGTAATTATCGAGATGTTCGTAAAACAACTAAAACACTTGAGATTGATGGAAGTGGTCAAAAGATTAATTCAATTTGGTACTATGTAGTGCCTGATTCCGAATTTGAACGTATTCAACAAGAGATCACCAATCATATGGAAGCAAGATAA
- a CDS encoding biotin-dependent carboxyltransferase family protein, with protein MDSSPIFQVIKPGIYTTFQDMGRIGFQKYGLPVAGAMDLYAYQIGNILVGNTRNTVSLEVTLIGPKLKATSAITIAITGANLEPEVNGQSRPMWSTFRLEKDDVLSFGKYHSGVRAYISVAGGFDVSSRFQSKSTDIRSGIGRTLDEYGMLKGFPKSEREGIGLSRHLIPAYATSIEVAVIEGPHMSSFTSKERKGFFNKTFRVEPNSNRMGYRLFNSKKVETINQDIWSDAVPFGGIQIPPNGQPIILMADRQPTGGYPRIGTVISTDLPKVAQLPPKSEVSFYPISVEEAQKRAIILERELVSLGMIRKHMPSR; from the coding sequence ATGGATAGCAGTCCGATTTTTCAAGTAATTAAACCAGGCATTTATACAACTTTTCAAGACATGGGGAGAATCGGCTTTCAGAAATATGGCCTCCCGGTAGCTGGAGCCATGGATCTATATGCATATCAAATTGGGAATATACTGGTAGGTAATACGAGAAATACGGTGTCTCTGGAAGTCACTTTAATTGGTCCTAAGCTTAAAGCAACGTCTGCGATAACGATAGCAATCACGGGTGCCAACTTAGAACCTGAAGTAAATGGTCAATCACGCCCCATGTGGTCCACTTTTCGTTTAGAGAAAGATGATGTGTTATCATTTGGCAAATACCACTCAGGTGTACGCGCATATATATCTGTCGCAGGAGGGTTTGATGTATCAAGTCGATTTCAAAGTAAGTCTACAGATATACGGAGTGGAATTGGCCGAACCTTGGATGAATACGGTATGCTTAAAGGCTTTCCAAAAAGCGAAAGAGAGGGAATTGGTCTATCAAGGCATCTTATTCCCGCGTATGCTACTTCTATTGAAGTGGCAGTTATTGAAGGACCACACATGTCCAGTTTTACAAGCAAAGAGAGAAAAGGTTTCTTTAATAAGACTTTTCGGGTGGAACCAAATTCGAACCGTATGGGATATCGTTTATTTAATTCAAAAAAAGTGGAGACAATAAACCAGGATATTTGGTCTGATGCGGTTCCATTTGGAGGTATTCAAATCCCGCCAAATGGGCAACCTATCATTCTTATGGCTGATCGTCAGCCAACAGGGGGATATCCGAGGATTGGTACGGTTATCTCCACAGACTTGCCTAAGGTTGCTCAGTTGCCTCCCAAAAGTGAGGTGAGTTTTTATCCTATATCTGTGGAAGAGGCTCAGAAGCGTGCGATAATACTTGAAAGAGAATTAGTCAGCCTCGGCATGATTCGTAAGCATATGCCTTCCCGCTAG